TCAAGCCAGTCCTGACTGATGTTGCTGGCCTAGATGAAGGGGATTGCATTGCTGAGGGCTTGAGTGAGCAGGTATTGATTTGAGTATAATCATCAACACGGTACCAATGATGGGTTGCTTTCAGCTGCTTATGGGTTACCGTTAGAAGCTTTCTCTACAGTCAAACTAGCTGAGTTCATTGTAAGTTATAGCTTACATTACAAACTCGACCTTTAAACACAGTGTCTTAGTAAGATCATAAAAAGAGACTGGCTTAGAAGATTCTGCTTAAATCCCTATTGGCTGTTACAGGCTTTTGAAGCTATACTGAATGAAAATTTGCAACTTGCACAGCAGTTTAATGGGATCACATGCACAGCCCAGCATGCCATTGGACTTGTGATAAGGTGTACTAGGGACTTTACTGGAGTCCGTTACATGTCATGTGCTCAACTCAGCTAAGTTAACTTTTCTGAGAATCATCAATTTAAATGTAGTTTAAAACTTAGAACCTTAATGTAAAACATGCATATAAAATACCTTGTTTAGAATCTTTGTCTTAGAACTAATAATTAAAGTTATGTACAGTGAACATAAATCACTTAGTATCCTTTAGCTGCCCCTTTCTAATTACCAAAAAGGTTGTTCTTATTCATAGAAAGCACAATGAATTGTTTACGCAGAAATCCTGACCACTAGTTAAGCATTACAGGAAATAAATGTGTGAAAACAGACGGGTGGTTCTTTGAATGCGAGTCAATATTCTGTCTGTTTGTAGAATAGCAGCACTTGTAAAGTTCACAATATGCACAGCTAAATTGCTTTAAATATGCCAATTTAGGTTTTTGAGTATTTGCATCTGTCAGCATTGAAGTATGGTATATTACAGTAACAAATTAAAATTAAGGATCGCAGTACAAAGACCACTTATTTTACAGAACTCTCAAAGCAGCTGGAAATATGCGGCACCTTATATATTCTAATAAAATGTAAACATGCTACATTAGTGTGTTTTAAATAGTCTGATTGTGGGGTCTAGGGTAGTTAGCACTATCATAAAGGATCCAGTTAGTATGTTTCTACCTGACATTGGGCTAGAAGTCATACAGACAGTAActttccttgtggtagcacaatAAAAAGTAATATCAACTGACGGCCCTTAATTAATGGGGCTGAATGACACCGACTGAAAGCAGATTTGCGCTTTTTATATGATGATTCCTCCGAACACTGACAAAGTAAAGACAGGGAAGGATACCTACACTTGGAACTCCATTTTGTCTTACATATGTTTCAAATTATATGTTTTAACACTATCTGGTTGAAAGGCATCACAAACAGCAGAGCACATATTTCAGAAACGAAGCATGCAATTTTGTTGTCATTAAAAATAGTGcattttattataaattattgaaatgttataaataaaaaaaatgagtGCAAATATTTCGGTTTCTTCAAGCTTAGATATCCAACCGAGAAGGCCAGACGTTTGAGAGTTCATATGGCAATTTAAGTTTTATACTGGTGCATCGTAATCCTGTAGGAACTGTCTGACAGGCACAGGCAATTCTTGGACTTTGTCAGACACCTCCATATgtccatttacagttttcctgCACAGGTGCTGCAGAGTTGAAACACTAGATGAAAGAGGTCTGGACAGCACCAATGGGATCTTGTCACCCCCAGAGTAAATGAAATAGACCCTTTTCACATTCCCTGAGTCTGTAGACTTTGAAGGCATATAATGGTGGATCAACTTTAACACACAGTCAAACTTAGGAACTGTCTGGGTGCTTTTAGGGTCCGTTTGCAGGAAAAAGGAACAGTTTTCACACTGTATCCTCAGGTTCTTCGTACCCGATTCTGTTTTAACACTAAGAGTAAAGAAATGCCTATTGTCCGAGCTGTCCCTGATTAGAAAAGTTCcaactgattctgagctgaggaggaTGTTAGCCTCTCCCCCATTCATTGTACTCCAGTAGAAGCCACTCTCTTTGAGTTTCCGCACAGTGTTCACAATAAGGTTGTACTCGTTTTTGGAAGAAAAGGTCTTCAGTCGGTAAGAGAGTCTCTGAGCCGGCACATCGACAGGACGGTTCATCCCGTCAAACTTACTGTGTGTTACCATTGCAGATAAATCCTGAAATTGGAAGTTCCGGGAGAATTCGTAAACTTCTGCTAATGCATAAGTGGCTTGTTGATAGGTTTCCAGCgtctaaaaaaaataaacattcaatTAATAATTGATATACTGGATTTTGTTTGAATGCAATGTACAACTGGACCACGCTACAGAAAGTGAACCTACCTAACAAGACTACAGAGAGGATTCATTTGTTACTTTAAACAAAAAAAGATAAATACTGCAGATACCTTAAATAGGAATCAAAATGCTGGTCACACACAGCAGGATCTGTGGAgaagaaataacttcacgtttCAGATTTGCACCCATCAGAACAAAGGGTGAAAGTTGAAACGTTCTCTTGTCTTTTCTCTCCAGATGCTCCCTAAACCTGCTGAGGGATTCCAGCACTGTCTTCATTATTTGTTAGTCTCCATTTCCTTGTCCACTCTCATCATTTTTCCCTTGCATGAAGCTCATGCCCCTATAAAtgtacataaacacacacaataGAGATCCCCAAACCTTTACCTTAACTGTCCAGGTTTATTAAAAGCTCCCAACAAAAACTCCAGGTCAATGTTCTTCAAACTGCGATCCTAACACCAAACTTCTCCACAATGAACAGTACCATACTACCCAACCTTACTACTCCAAGGAACAATCCCAAagcttaaaaaaagagaaagcagAAAATCCAGCCAGCTTACCTTCAACTGTAGCGTGTCTTTTTTATTGTTGGATCAACGCACTATCCTTTTATTAAAAAAGCAGAGGACTGAAGTTGTCTCGGGTCGGGCAGTGGAGAGAACCGAGGGTAATTCTTTACAGTCTCCGGGCCAGTGTATGAATCACACAAATGCTTACGTACAGAGGCACTCCGTCTGCTTGGCTCCTTTCAAATCAATGCCCTTTTAAATGTATTTCAAGAAGTCGAtaaagtttgtgtgtgtgggtcgaTCAGACGGCTGCCAGACTTCTCTATAAGGGTGCTGATCACGATCTCTCTGATACGTTCTAGCAGAGTTGGTTTGAGAGCTTGGCTTTATATCGTGTGTTGCAGCTCCGCCCCTCGCGTTCCTGGAAATGCATTAGTTCTGGTAACAACGTGATTCAAAAGAAAAAAATGGGCGAGTTGCCAGAAACGGGAAGTGTCTGAAGAGCACGCTCCTTTACGGGTATCGATTTCAAATTTGTTCTCTGGGAGTCTTGATTCAGTGTTTTCATTCTTAGAAGGTGAAATAAACTCTTGCATTACCCTCGCATTCGGCAGCTAACCTGGGCCAGTGTCCAGCCACTGGCGCCTGTGAGAAGTAATGATTCAGAAACGTGGCACATTGTCCTCGATTCATAAAATATCAGGCAGCCCATATCTGCTTTCTCTTCCTGTAAGGCACGTCTttacctctctgtcctctctgtGTTATTTCATTCTCCCTTTCATTCATAACGTGTAATGCTTTTTACCCATCTGATTGCTATACTTTGACTCTAATTCTCCGTCTCTATCAATGGTTCACTATTGCTTCTCATTGTTAAAAGTCTGTACATTGCCTGCCTTCCCTCTCGATTCCCCCCCTCCTCGGCCTGTTTAATTCATGCAATGGATCAGCCTGCTGCATGTCAATGTTATACAACGCTCAGTCACCAAATCGAAGAGCTGTAGCTTTTCGCTTTTGATAAAAGTGGAATTTGCTCCTATTCGGGAGCTGTTGCCAACTTCAGCAACGAGCTATTGAAGAGAAACCTTGGCATCTGCCCGGAATATACAAGAATCCAGTATAGTGccccagaaaaaaaaaatgcctCTCAATTGGCTCAGTTCATATTTCTATTTTGGTGGGGGTTGGGATGAATATAACTCTATGTAAATTGCCAATATAAAAGTCGTCCCTCCCCCCTCATTCCACTGCTGGGGACTTGTCATAAAGATCTGGTGGCGCCATCGTTTGGAGCAGGAACAAACTGCAACTTTGAGCAAAGTTCATAAAATAATTGCTGCTTCTCTACTTTTACAGATTCCCGCATCGTGGGCACGTTCGAAATCATTTCTAAATTTAAAATATGCTAACGAACTActttatctcccccccccccctcttacgCGTTCTTCTACCAAAAAAAGTTCCATCAAGTTAAACTCGTTACCAAGGAGAAAACATTTCATTGTGTTGCGACAAGAAAAGAAGTGAATAGTTTTCAAGCAGTCATTGAAAATTGGAGACGGAACCAAAAAGTTCTCAACTGGTTTCTTCCCGTATCCGCTTCACTTAGGTATGTTATGAAAGTGTTCGCTTGGCTTCCAAGAAGGAACCAGGGGAGAACTGTTGTAAAGGAGATTGCCTCCATCTGTAACTGGGAACAAAAGGAGTTTCCAAACTCCACTTTCGAAATCTGCACCGCGTTTCTGGGAATAGCAAACGCCAAGCAATAATTGAAGATATGATTCATCCCCTAATCTCAGGGCGGCGTATAGGCTAATAGAAGTGATACTGAAGAAATATTCAAATACTTTCCATTTGTCAAAAGACAGTCAACTGGCAAACGGACCTCAAGACACAGTTTCAGATATTTTTTTTTAGGGAAGTGACATTTCTATTTTTACTCACTaagcaaattttattttatttagctCTCGTTTTCACCTATACAAAGACATATCAAGTTTCTGGCAATTGCTTTTTATGAAGTCAAATGTGTGATTATTAATAGACTAAATAAACGTCGAAGTTTCCACATTTTAAGTAAAATTCGCCAATTAATGAATGtgcttttaaatatttttacaatTGTTTCAGGCATTGAAACGTTTCAACAGTGAATGATTAAAATTATATATCTGTACTTTTCCTAATTATGGCTCCAATGtctttttaaattatgttttctAAATGTTGGCCAAAAGAATGGTATATAATTTAACGTAAACTAGGATtcggtgttttttttcattttagcaGTGTCAAATTTTACCCTGGGTTGGCGGTAATTGACCTGACTCCAATTTGGTAAAAAGGTGCTTTACTGAAATTCACAAAAGGACCAACACCTGCAGTGTTAGGACAGTGGTTTACAATGCAGAGCAAGAGATTATATTACCCGGTCCGCAATGGGTAGAGTTGCGTCCACCTCAGGAGACTTGAAGAAAGTGCGCTTTCCATCCTGCCTGGGGTATCCTCGTCGATTCACACATCTCTGCCCCGCCAGGGGTGACCTCTTGGACTCCTCATCTTCAGTCCTGCTCCACCTGGAGCGTCTTCTTGCTGTTTGGTGGGCCTCCAAAGTCAGCCATTGTTACCTTACTACTAAAGAGGTGCTCTTTTTATGCCATTTTTGGGGGTGGGCCCAGGACCAGCTAGTGACAAGGGTCCTTGCCCTATTGGGGTCTCCCAAAAAGACGAGGCGTCCAATGATGCCTCGAGGTCTTTGTCTCTTTAAGAAAAAGGGGTCAGCCTCTCTGTTATCTTCCACCTTTCAGGGGACTGCAAAAGCAGCTTGTGTCCCACCTCTGGCCTTAACCAATCATGACTTTACACAGTGGCTTGAGTCTATTTTTTTGCCTCACCTTATTGGGTCTTGCCCCTGTGTCAAGGCTGGGAATCCATGGTGCCCTCGGCCTCCCCTGACTCCCTCAGATTCCAGACCAGGTCCTCCCTTGACTCCTTCAAATTCCAAGCTAGGCTTTATGGGCCTGCCTTGTAAGGCTCCATTATTTATGGCACCCAGTATCTGATAAGAGTCCCAGTTCCAACTGAATCAAGAATCTTTTAGCCTATACACATGAACAAGCCAGAAGATGGAATGCGGAGTCTGGGTGCCTTTTTTGCAAGTTGCTGTATTCCAGGAGCCCCCTgccctgatatcagtcctgctTGATTCATACATCCAGCACCAGGGTATTTAATTACATGCAATCATATAAAATAAGAAGATACATGTGCAGAAGCGATTTTAGCTATTTCACTTCCCCACTCTACTATGAGCAAGGGTACAATCTTACAGCAGCACTTTCAAAGTCCGATTCAACAGAGGAATGACATGTATATGGTTGATCTCCTCTACAATATTTGTACAATACCTAAACTCCTGAGTTAATGAACAATGGATTGAAACGATCCAGTTTGTTTCCATAAAAATAGCTACTGTACATCAATACCACTAGTCAATTATTAAGCTTAATGCACCCTTTAATAGTGGAAGAGATGGTATCCAATACAAACCATATGTCATTTGCTGTATTTTatgctggatttttaaaaaaagtttcagaATGGAAGCCAATTAATCTGTGGCTTGTGACAGTTGTGATGatataaaataaatataataTGTCAAACACCTGTGCAAGGATAGTATAACTTCATAGTGTGAATGGTTGTTAtacagactagagggaagtatacagtggtgtcccccagggattggtattaggaccactgctctttctgatatatattaatgacctggacgtggGTATGCAAGGCATAATttaaaactttgcagatgacgcgaaactcagaaatgtagtaaacagtgaagaggatagtgacagaGTTAAGGAGGACATAGACCAGAGatatgggcagatacatggcagacgcaatttaatgcagagaaatgtgaagtagtgCATTTTGGTAAAGAATGAGgacaggtaatataaactaaatggtacaattttaaagggagtgcaggaacagagagacctggaagtgtacgtacacaaatctttgaaggtggcaggacaggttgacaaagccgttaaaaaagctgacgggatccttggctttataaacagaagcatagagtacaaagcaaggaagttatgctaaacctttataaatcacttgttaggccccagctggagtattgtgtccaatactgggcaccacactttaggaaggatgtcaaggccttagagatgatgcagaggagatttactagaatggtagcagggatgagggacttaagtcatgtggagagactagagaagctggggttgttctccttggagcagggaaggttaaggggagatttgatagaggtgttcaaaatcatgaaagtttttgatagaataaataaggagaaactgtttccagtggcagaactgtcggtaatcagaggacacagatttaaggtaattggcaaaagaaccagaagggagatgtggagaaatttttttacgtagcgaattgttatgatctggaatgcattagctgaaagggtggtggaagcagattcaataataactttcaaaagggaattggataaacacttgaaggggaaaaatttgcagggctatggggaaagggcaggggagtgggactaattggatagctctttcaaagagccagcacaggcacgatgggccacatggcctccttctgtgctgcatcattctatgattctatgcttctaaCTTCTAAAATATGTCTAAATGTTTTATTATACTTATCTTTAATATCTCAAATACTTTCATTCCACAATGATTTTGTTGTTAAATTAAAGATGTTGAGACTTTATAAAATTAAAATGTTACCTTATGTAAAAATGCAGCATTTTATTACTGTGACTTACCTGAGCCACTGGCTGTCACCCCTAAAAGGAgctaacatacgaacatacgaaattgacgggcaggaaaagaccagctggtccatcaagcctgccccacaccatgatggctgcagcatcgtgactaaacacttcctcacctcgcttctcccccctttctcttaaaagagatttaattgagagaaATAGACAGGGCAGAACAAGGTGAGAGTCAGAAGGAAATGAGCAGAGACAGACAATTAGGATAGAgtagagagacagaaggaagtgAGCAGAGACAGACAATTAggatagagagacagaaggaagtgAGCAGAGACAGACAATTAggatagagagacagaaggaagtgAGCAGAGACAGACAATTAggatagagagacagaaggaagtgAGCAGAGACAGACAATTAggatagagagacagaaggaagtgAGCAGAGACAGACAATTAggatagagagacagaaggaagtgAGCAGAGACAGACAATTAggatagagagacagaaggaaCAGAGTCACACAAGGAGAGGAGCCAATAGAGATAAAAAATGGAAGGCAAAAGAGACACCCAGGGGAAGAAGATGAGAAGGAGAAAAGAAACACACAGATGGGATGATGAGGGAAATACAGAAGATGTGGGAAAGAGATACAGAAGGGAAGGAACATAACAAGTAGGGAAgaagcagcgagagagagacaggaaaagACAGAGTAGAGATACACAGAAGGGTTGGAGGAGAAAGACTGTTTCCCCCACCAGACTCCCCAGTACCCATTATCCTGTTTCTTGTCCGTGATGACTTAGGTTGTGAGCAAGGAAATGCGGGATTACAAAATAGAAAGACAAAACAGATTTTTACTTCAGGCCTTCAGGATTTTGCTTGAATAAAATGAGGTGTGGCCACCCCCGAAAACTCTGACAGTGAAAAGTGATGAATTCCCAGAGTAAACATTCCCAGTCCATTTATCCTGGACTGTCTCACTTCAGCTACTGCAGTCACCAACTTCATGGAAATTGACCAAGGCCTTGTTGTTTTTCACCTATAAATTAAGTAAAAGTGTTCTGAAATTAACCACTTTTGATATTAGATTCTGAAGGTTTTCTGGGTGAGCATGTCTCCCTTGACCCTCTACCCTCCCGCTCATGAATATCTGTGCTGTGCCGGGGCACGGGAAGTGGGGGGGGATAGGTTGGGGGTTGCGTCTGGAAGTAGTGCGAACTATTTTAAATTTGCTGCCTGCTACCCTGGCCGCTTGTGGTGGAACAAACCAGTGGCCGAAGCTTTGGTTAAATGGCCGAATGCCAGCCTTCAAATAACACTGGCAGAAATCTGGCACAAGCCTAGGTCACACCAAGAGGCTGCTCGTCAGAGAATCCCCCGACCACTTGTGAAAATCGCAGCCTGATGTTGTAAACCCATTTCACAATCCAACATACTGcagccagagagggggggggtggggggggggtttgatggCAGTTCGAAGGTCAATAAATGTCAGCATTTCTTTCTGCTGTTGCAGTGATTGTGTCATCTTTGTAAAGGAGCCTGATTTCACACTCGGCACTCCACGAATTGATGAGGAAATGGCAGCTTCCCATATCTACAGACCCACCGGAATTCTGTGTGATCCTCTCCACAATTTCCTTCAAACCTCCGTCAGGATTTTCTCGGACCCAAGTTGTGCCAGCCTGGTTGGCAATCACCGTGCCAGCTTTCTCGGCCTCCTGGTGCAAACCGCCGGACAGATTGGACAGCTTATACAAGAGCGGTCGGTTACACTGAAGATACTGACCGTCTCTGTAGCCTCTGCAATGGAGCTGGACCAAAAAAGAAGCACAGCCGGAGGCTGAAAACTGGAACACCTCCTCTATCCCTCCATCGATAGCCACGGGATCCCGCACACTCCGCACACCGTACAACCCTGCGCTGCACTGATACATGTGAACCTCTtcgaaaataaactggaaacaccGCCTATCATTCGATTTCAAATATTCAGCTAAGGAAAGGAAGGTGTCATAATGAAGGCTGAGAAACAAAGGCATATTGCAGGAGATAGGCTCAAACTCAACCAGC
The nucleotide sequence above comes from Heptranchias perlo isolate sHepPer1 chromosome 23, sHepPer1.hap1, whole genome shotgun sequence. Encoded proteins:
- the socs3b gene encoding suppressor of cytokine signaling 3b, with amino-acid sequence MVTHSKFDGMNRPVDVPAQRLSYRLKTFSSKNEYNLIVNTVRKLKESGFYWSTMNGGEANILLSSESVGTFLIRDSSDNRHFFTLSVKTESGTKNLRIQCENCSFFLQTDPKSTQTVPKFDCVLKLIHHYMPSKSTDSGNVKRVYFIYSGGDKIPLVLSRPLSSSVSTLQHLCRKTVNGHMEVSDKVQELPVPVRQFLQDYDAPV